From Psychrobium sp. MM17-31, the proteins below share one genomic window:
- a CDS encoding PilN domain-containing protein: MKSRINLYLPELRPVKEVLPLSQSVTYMALSLFVAVLVIGGFTYLNQQLKADNQRFQSELRLQEAILGDKSNELAAVTTNSPLLNDIKAAKAKTAEKKVILATLRRSFDRNDGFSALFEGLSNIDMNGVWLTAIESRNGQLSFAGSALKSQAIPRWVEAMEQSPVFSGHSFAGLEIQREDDLVNFTLQNSGSTIAEESQ, encoded by the coding sequence ATGAAGTCGCGGATTAACCTCTATTTACCTGAATTAAGACCAGTTAAAGAAGTTCTGCCGCTTAGCCAAAGTGTAACTTATATGGCTTTGAGTTTATTTGTCGCAGTGCTTGTTATTGGCGGCTTTACCTACCTTAACCAACAGTTGAAAGCAGATAATCAGCGTTTTCAAAGTGAACTCCGATTGCAAGAAGCTATCTTGGGTGATAAATCAAATGAGCTGGCTGCGGTAACCACTAATTCACCACTGCTTAATGATATAAAGGCAGCGAAGGCAAAAACCGCTGAAAAGAAAGTAATTTTGGCAACCCTAAGAAGATCTTTTGATCGCAATGACGGCTTTTCAGCGTTATTTGAAGGTTTAAGTAATATTGATATGAATGGTGTTTGGTTAACCGCAATTGAAAGCCGAAATGGACAATTGAGCTTTGCCGGTAGCGCCCTTAAATCACAAGCAATCCCACGTTGGGTTGAAGCTATGGAGCAATCTCCCGTCTTTAGTGGCCACAGTTTTGCAGGATTAGAAATTCAGCGAGAAGACGACTTAGTTAATTTCACGCTGCAAAATTCCGGCAGTACGATAGCAGAGGAGTCGCAATAA
- the mshL gene encoding pilus (MSHA type) biogenesis protein MshL — MSRISLTKLAIACATLSLAGCQMTPVNEEKAHIQNAINSEAKPQPQKAAEFVVPANIQQKMMPAAMNKVPTVLEKRFDIAANGIDVKSFFSSLVEQTPYSVVFHNDLTGTLSLDLKQVTLSEAIDAVTALYDYRVEREGNILQIFPASLTTETFSFNYLMIKRNGMSKSSVSSGGITQNQNGNNSGGNNFGNSNNNGNSFNNSGSNNGQGGNGVNGTYIESQSETDYWKELEGTLSNLIRGEGRQVILSPQAGLVTVKGYPKDIATVKDFLKRSEENLQRQVILEARIIEVTLHDGYQQGIEWQNLLSNIGTNNVTDFNFKTSAANVSDAVTSALGGVASISFKNADFAGVVNLLSTQGDVNVLSSPRITAINNQKAVFKAGNDEYFVTDVSSATNSVGSNVVSNPEVELTPFFSGIALDVTPQIDDEQNVLLHVHPSVIEVEEQQKTIELQDGTFQLPLANSSIRESDTIIKSASGDVVVIGGLMSSRTLDNTSKVPLLGSIPVLGELFTNRKEEVKKTELIILIKPVVVGKGTWQNQLKKSKALLDKWYQE; from the coding sequence ATGTCTCGAATTAGCCTAACTAAATTAGCTATTGCCTGTGCGACATTATCGTTGGCTGGTTGTCAGATGACGCCGGTAAATGAGGAAAAAGCGCATATTCAGAATGCGATTAATTCAGAAGCAAAACCGCAACCGCAAAAAGCGGCGGAGTTTGTTGTTCCTGCCAATATTCAGCAGAAAATGATGCCGGCGGCAATGAATAAAGTTCCAACCGTGTTAGAGAAACGTTTTGATATCGCTGCCAATGGTATTGATGTTAAGAGTTTCTTCTCAAGCTTGGTTGAACAAACGCCATATAGCGTAGTTTTCCACAATGATTTAACTGGCACTTTATCTTTAGACTTAAAACAAGTGACCTTGTCAGAAGCTATCGATGCGGTAACTGCGTTGTACGACTATCGCGTTGAGCGTGAAGGCAACATTCTACAAATTTTTCCAGCCAGCCTAACCACAGAAACCTTTAGCTTTAATTATTTGATGATTAAGCGTAACGGTATGTCTAAGTCGAGTGTGTCTTCTGGCGGTATTACTCAAAATCAAAATGGCAATAACAGCGGCGGTAATAATTTCGGTAATAGCAATAATAACGGCAATAGCTTTAACAACTCTGGCTCTAATAATGGTCAGGGAGGCAATGGTGTTAATGGCACCTATATCGAATCACAGTCGGAGACTGATTACTGGAAAGAGCTTGAAGGAACGCTGTCTAACTTAATTCGCGGCGAAGGCCGTCAAGTCATTCTTAGTCCTCAAGCTGGTTTGGTAACAGTAAAAGGTTATCCGAAAGATATCGCGACAGTGAAAGATTTCTTAAAGCGCTCGGAAGAAAACCTGCAACGTCAGGTCATTCTTGAGGCTCGCATCATTGAAGTTACATTACACGATGGTTACCAGCAGGGCATTGAGTGGCAAAACCTGTTATCAAATATCGGTACCAATAACGTCACTGATTTTAATTTTAAAACAAGTGCCGCTAATGTCTCTGACGCGGTAACTTCAGCGCTAGGCGGTGTGGCGTCGATTAGTTTTAAAAATGCAGACTTTGCTGGCGTGGTAAATCTATTGAGTACCCAAGGCGATGTCAATGTACTTTCGAGTCCGCGTATTACAGCGATTAATAATCAAAAAGCCGTCTTCAAAGCCGGTAATGATGAGTATTTTGTAACTGATGTTTCTTCTGCCACCAACAGTGTTGGTAGCAATGTGGTTTCTAATCCTGAAGTGGAATTAACGCCATTCTTCTCTGGTATTGCATTAGATGTAACGCCACAAATCGACGATGAACAAAACGTACTATTGCACGTTCACCCATCGGTTATTGAAGTGGAAGAGCAGCAAAAAACCATTGAATTGCAGGATGGCACTTTCCAATTGCCATTAGCCAATAGCTCTATTCGCGAGTCAGATACCATTATTAAATCGGCCAGCGGTGATGTGGTTGTTATCGGTGGCTTGATGAGTTCACGCACTCTAGATAATACATCTAAGGTTCCGTTATTAGGCTCTATCCCAGTGCTTGGCGAACTATTTACCAATCGCAAGGAAGAAGTAAAGAAAACCGAACTTATCATTCTAATTAAACCAGTGGTTGTTGGTAAAGGAACTTGGCAAAACCAGCTTAAGAAGTCGAAAGCACTGTTAGATAAGTGGTACCAAGAGTAG
- a CDS encoding AAA family ATPase has product MYLYHFGMRELPFTLTPNTDFFLNLKPHIEAMQVLLNALKQGEGFIKVTGEVGTGKTLICRKLLNEIPKGFAIAYIPNPYLTPSELRWAVATELGLNLDSNIDQQTLTQRLQQHLLDLSKQGKGVVVILDEAQALPDESLEALRLFTNLETERRKLLQVILFAQPELDERLATKQFRQLRQRISFSYQLRSMTVAEVAHYITHRTQVAGYQGDDLFSFNCAKKIAKASRGIPRLVNILCHKSLLLCFGNKEKAVTRQHVNLAIKDTVDASTSFNPLVIGSVAAVLGALVTSAVFFAMGGR; this is encoded by the coding sequence ATGTACTTGTATCACTTTGGAATGCGCGAGCTGCCTTTTACGCTAACGCCAAATACGGACTTTTTCTTAAACCTCAAGCCGCACATTGAGGCGATGCAGGTATTGCTTAACGCTTTGAAGCAAGGCGAAGGTTTTATAAAAGTTACCGGCGAAGTTGGTACAGGCAAAACACTTATCTGTCGTAAGTTGCTCAATGAAATTCCTAAGGGGTTCGCCATTGCTTATATTCCCAATCCGTATCTCACACCAAGTGAGTTACGTTGGGCGGTAGCAACCGAGCTGGGGCTAAATCTCGACAGTAATATCGATCAGCAAACACTTACTCAGCGCTTGCAGCAACATTTACTCGATCTCTCCAAGCAAGGAAAAGGTGTTGTGGTTATTCTCGATGAGGCGCAAGCACTTCCTGATGAGAGTCTTGAGGCATTGCGTTTATTCACCAATCTAGAAACTGAACGCCGTAAGCTATTACAGGTTATTTTGTTTGCGCAGCCTGAATTAGATGAGCGCTTAGCGACCAAGCAATTTCGACAATTAAGACAGCGTATTTCGTTTTCTTATCAGTTGCGCAGTATGACAGTGGCAGAAGTCGCGCATTACATCACTCATCGCACGCAGGTTGCTGGCTATCAGGGTGACGACTTATTTAGCTTTAATTGCGCGAAAAAAATAGCCAAGGCCAGTCGCGGCATTCCAAGGTTAGTCAATATTTTGTGTCACAAGTCATTGTTGCTGTGTTTCGGTAACAAGGAAAAGGCGGTAACCCGCCAACATGTTAACTTAGCCATTAAAGATACCGTTGATGCGTCAACGAGCTTTAATCCATTAGTGATTGGCAGCGTTGCTGCTGTACTTGGTGCGTTAGTTACCTCGGCAGTGTTTTTTGCAATGGGAGGACGCTAA
- a CDS encoding type II/IV secretion system protein, with protein sequence MAKAKLRMRLGDLLVHENIIAEDQLMDALKSQKTTGKKLGAALIDLGYLTEVQLLTFLAQQLNVEFVDTTQRKLDPQVAQQLPEAHARRHRALVIDDDGMVVTLAMNDPADLRAVDAIELLLSPKQIRLAAITETQLIEAFDQLYRRTQDIAAFAEQLSEEHGDEQEFELVGLAETDEDATVVKLLQSIFEDAVQIKASDIHIEPEERLVRIRQRVDGVLQENVINEANIASALVLRLKLMASLDISEKRLPQDGRFNIKIKGHSIDVRLSTMPVQYGESVVMRLLDQSSGVLTMAQTGMPADIQTRLRYQISRPHGMILVTGPTGSGKTTTLYGVLNELNEPGKKIITVEDPVEYRLPRINQVQVSSKIGLDFSNVLRTTLRQDPDILMIGEMRDHETVEIGLRGALTGHLVLSTLHTNDAISSALRLTDMGAPGYLVASSLRAVIAQRLVRKNCQHCKSEHILDQSEQSWLAHIAGKDISHHTFYKGIGCQRCQQTGMTGRVGVFELLEINEEMAQAMRKDQPDDFIKAAKTSEGFQPLAQAALQFALDGTIPVSEVLRLAEQSNQQYQQQSTIVGA encoded by the coding sequence ATGGCTAAAGCAAAATTACGCATGCGATTAGGCGATCTTTTGGTACATGAGAATATCATTGCCGAAGATCAATTAATGGATGCGCTTAAGTCACAGAAAACCACGGGTAAGAAACTCGGGGCGGCGTTAATTGATCTTGGCTATTTAACAGAGGTTCAACTGCTGACCTTCTTGGCGCAGCAGTTAAATGTTGAGTTTGTCGATACAACACAGCGCAAGTTAGATCCTCAAGTTGCTCAGCAATTACCAGAAGCACATGCTCGTCGTCATCGCGCCTTAGTTATTGATGATGACGGTATGGTGGTGACTCTGGCAATGAATGATCCTGCCGATCTGCGTGCCGTTGACGCCATTGAATTACTATTATCGCCTAAGCAAATTCGTTTAGCGGCGATTACGGAAACGCAACTAATTGAAGCCTTCGATCAGCTCTACCGTCGTACTCAAGATATTGCCGCATTTGCCGAGCAGTTAAGTGAGGAGCACGGTGACGAGCAAGAGTTCGAGTTGGTCGGTCTGGCTGAAACCGATGAAGACGCCACCGTTGTTAAGTTATTGCAGTCGATTTTCGAAGATGCGGTCCAGATCAAAGCGTCGGATATTCACATCGAACCAGAAGAGCGCCTTGTACGTATTCGTCAGCGTGTCGATGGCGTACTGCAAGAAAACGTGATCAATGAGGCCAATATTGCCTCGGCGCTAGTATTGCGTTTGAAACTAATGGCGAGCTTAGATATTTCAGAGAAACGTTTACCACAAGATGGCCGTTTTAATATCAAGATCAAAGGCCATAGTATTGATGTGCGTTTATCGACAATGCCTGTGCAATATGGTGAGTCGGTGGTTATGCGTCTTCTGGACCAATCATCTGGCGTGTTAACCATGGCGCAAACGGGGATGCCCGCCGACATTCAAACTCGATTGCGTTATCAAATTAGTCGCCCTCATGGCATGATTTTGGTTACCGGTCCGACAGGTAGTGGTAAAACAACTACCCTTTACGGTGTGCTCAATGAGCTCAATGAACCGGGCAAGAAGATTATTACGGTAGAAGATCCGGTGGAGTATCGCCTGCCTCGTATCAATCAGGTACAGGTTAGCTCAAAAATCGGTTTAGATTTCTCTAATGTATTGCGTACCACTTTGCGTCAGGATCCCGATATCTTGATGATTGGTGAGATGCGTGATCATGAAACTGTAGAAATCGGCTTGCGAGGCGCATTAACTGGTCACTTGGTGTTATCTACACTCCACACCAATGATGCGATTTCTAGTGCGTTGCGTTTAACAGATATGGGAGCGCCCGGTTATTTAGTGGCAAGTTCATTGCGCGCGGTGATTGCACAGCGACTGGTACGTAAAAATTGTCAGCACTGTAAATCAGAGCATATTCTCGATCAGAGTGAACAAAGCTGGCTTGCCCACATTGCTGGCAAAGATATTAGCCATCACACCTTTTATAAAGGCATCGGTTGTCAACGTTGTCAGCAGACGGGAATGACGGGACGTGTCGGTGTATTTGAGTTATTAGAAATCAACGAAGAAATGGCGCAGGCGATGCGTAAAGATCAGCCTGATGATTTTATAAAAGCTGCAAAAACCAGTGAAGGTTTTCAGCCTTTAGCACAAGCTGCATTGCAGTTTGCTCTTGATGGCACTATTCCGGTGAGTGAAGTATTGCGCTTAGCTGAACAATCGAATCAGCAGTATCAGCAGCAGTCGACGATTGTAGGAGCCTAA